A genomic window from Candidatus Kouleothrix ribensis includes:
- a CDS encoding efflux RND transporter periplasmic adaptor subunit: MATALIALALSACGGTAATQAPASQAAQPTITALPTIGVPTPGAASELDLGISGSGEVKAAQDADLVFLAQGTVAEVKAIEGALVKQGDLLAILDVRPFDQQLHQAEAALANAQAQEAALTEDPRAADAAAAAAAVRQAQAAIDALKTGPKPPDRAQAAAGLAAAQANLQSTRDRLSLGKTQAETQMNQASQALTQAQARYAQAKTYWDHIQAEGTDPVVPNVTDPKTGKKVGNTLSDGQRENYYSQLVQAEAAMHQAEQGLQLALAAFETAKQSEITGIHAAELQVEQAQALVDKINLPPDSAQMAAAQAGLAQARAAQARLTAAPRDAQKAAAAAGVAQAQAMLELAQINREHAEIRAPFDGIVAAVNIDPGDPSTVVGQAAIKVVDVSKLHVDVRIADIDVAKVAVGQAATLHADAMPGKTYTGKVTYVSPTATTVGTIRTYLVRIAIDDQEGLRAGMSARADITSK, from the coding sequence ATGGCCACCGCGCTGATCGCGTTGGCCCTGAGCGCATGTGGCGGCACGGCAGCAACTCAGGCACCCGCCTCGCAGGCGGCCCAGCCGACGATTACGGCCCTGCCGACGATCGGTGTGCCAACGCCGGGCGCCGCCTCCGAGCTCGATCTGGGCATTAGCGGCAGCGGCGAGGTCAAGGCCGCACAAGACGCCGACCTGGTGTTTCTCGCACAGGGCACCGTGGCCGAGGTAAAGGCGATCGAAGGCGCGCTGGTGAAGCAGGGCGACCTGCTGGCGATCCTTGATGTACGGCCGTTTGATCAGCAGCTGCACCAGGCCGAGGCGGCACTGGCGAATGCGCAGGCGCAAGAGGCCGCGCTGACTGAAGACCCGCGCGCGGCCGATGCCGCAGCAGCAGCGGCGGCGGTGCGCCAGGCGCAGGCTGCGATCGACGCGCTCAAGACCGGGCCGAAGCCGCCGGATCGGGCACAGGCGGCGGCCGGCCTGGCGGCGGCGCAGGCCAATTTGCAGAGCACGCGCGATCGGCTTTCGCTGGGCAAGACCCAGGCCGAGACGCAGATGAACCAGGCCTCGCAGGCGCTGACCCAGGCGCAGGCCCGCTATGCCCAGGCCAAAACCTACTGGGATCATATTCAGGCCGAGGGCACCGACCCGGTGGTACCGAACGTCACCGATCCGAAGACCGGCAAAAAAGTTGGCAATACCCTGAGCGACGGCCAGCGCGAGAACTACTACTCGCAGCTGGTGCAGGCCGAGGCCGCAATGCACCAGGCCGAGCAAGGGCTCCAGCTGGCGCTGGCGGCCTTCGAGACGGCCAAGCAGAGCGAGATTACCGGCATCCATGCGGCCGAGCTACAGGTCGAGCAGGCCCAGGCGCTGGTCGACAAGATCAACCTGCCGCCCGACAGCGCCCAGATGGCGGCAGCGCAGGCCGGCCTGGCCCAGGCCCGCGCGGCCCAGGCACGGCTTACCGCTGCCCCGCGCGACGCGCAGAAGGCGGCGGCGGCGGCTGGCGTGGCGCAGGCCCAGGCCATGCTCGAGCTGGCGCAGATCAACCGCGAGCACGCCGAGATCCGTGCGCCGTTCGATGGGATCGTCGCAGCCGTCAATATCGACCCTGGCGACCCGAGCACGGTTGTGGGCCAGGCGGCGATCAAAGTGGTTGACGTGAGCAAACTGCATGTCGACGTGCGGATCGCCGATATCGACGTTGCCAAGGTTGCGGTTGGCCAGGCGGCTACGCTGCACGCCGACGCAATGCCCGGCAAAACCTATACCGGCAAGGTCACGTATGTGTCGCCGACCGCCACCACAGTCGGCACCATCCGCACCTACCTGGTGCGCATCGCGATCGACGATCAGGAGGGGCTGCGCGCCGGTATGAGCGCGCGCGCCGACATTACATCCAAATAG